A region of the Deinococcus depolymerans genome:
CTCGAGCAGGCGTTCGCGGGACCAGGCCATGCCGGTGTGCTGGGCCATGGTGCTGAGCAGGTCGAACTCCAGTTTCGAGAGTTCCACGCGCCGTCCGGCCAGCCGCACCTCGCGGGCGCGCAGGTCGACGTGCAGGTCCCGCACGCTGAACGCCGTCTGCACGCCGGCCCGGCGGAGCAGCGCCCGGACGCGGGCCGTGACCTCACGCGGACTGAACGGCTTGACGACGTAATCGTCCACACCGCCGTCCAGGCCGCGCAGTTTGTCCTCTTCCTCCCCGCGGCCCGTGAGCATCAGCAGGGGAAGGGTCAGGCCGGCGTCACGGGCGTCACGGGCCACCTGCACGCCGGAGGTGCCGGGCAGCATCCAGTCGAGGACGGCCACGTCGGCGCGTGGCAGCTGTTCCCAGGCGTCCGGCCCCGTGCGGGCCTCAAGGACCGTGTGCCCGTCGGCTTTCAGGTAGGCCCGCAGGATTTCCAGGATGGCGGGATCATCGTCAACGATCAGGACAGTGGGCATGGGGACACTCCGGGACGTGCGGGCGGGGGTGTGGACGCGGCCTGGATGCGGGGACCTCGGGACGCAGGGGCGCCGCAGCGGGCCTCCTGATACGGATTCCGTTTGTTTCGTTCCCAGATCGGAACACCACCGATCTGTCAACTCCACGTCCGGAGGGGCGTTTCTCTCCTGCTCGCTCTGCTGCGCAGCTCTACGGGTCCGCTCGGATTGAATGGCCTTGTAAGCCATTCAATCGGAGTCCGTATGAGGTGACGCCGTGAACCCGCTCCTCCCCGGCCGGCCCGCAGGATAACAGCCCGGATGAATGGGTTCATGGCGTCCGTTGCGCTTCCACGCACGCCGCAGCGCCGCGCTGTGCGGCCCGGGGTTACCCGGGTGGGCACGCCTTCCCGGACCAGACGGGCCGGGATGGGCGCGCACCCGCCATCCGGCTCATGCGGACTCCAACGGAATGGGTGGCCAGAACCGTTCCATCCGAGCGGCCTCGCAGAGCTGCGCCGCAGGGGAGGAGCGAAACGGACGGCCGTCCGTCTCATACGGATTCCGTTTATTTCGTTGACAGATCGGAACACCACCGATCTGCCAACTCCACGTCCGGAACCCGTTTCTCTCCTGCTCGCTCCGCTCGGATTGAATGGCCTTTGCA
Encoded here:
- a CDS encoding response regulator transcription factor: MPTVLIVDDDPAILEILRAYLKADGHTVLEARTGPDAWEQLPRADVAVLDWMLPGTSGVQVARDARDAGLTLPLLMLTGRGEEEDKLRGLDGGVDDYVVKPFSPREVTARVRALLRRAGVQTAFSVRDLHVDLRAREVRLAGRRVELSKLEFDLLSTMAQHTGMAWSRERLLERVWGPDFPGTERVVDVHITALRRKLGETLDTPRFIETVRGIGYRFREDETEEA